Proteins encoded by one window of Inmirania thermothiophila:
- a CDS encoding DUF4845 domain-containing protein: protein MARGQGKGGGPARARGLTLLGALAALLIGGFFLLLALRLIPVYLEHFEVKASMRSLIQDPAARGAGPGEIRELLMRRLDINDVDRVGKDAVKVLRERGGHRVVVAYQVQVPILGNVDALVRFHDEVFIGAP, encoded by the coding sequence ATGGCACGAGGGCAGGGCAAGGGGGGCGGTCCGGCACGAGCGCGGGGGCTGACGCTGCTGGGGGCGCTTGCGGCGCTGCTCATCGGCGGCTTCTTCCTGCTGCTGGCGCTGCGGCTGATCCCGGTCTATCTGGAGCACTTCGAGGTCAAGGCCTCGATGCGCTCGCTGATCCAGGACCCGGCCGCACGCGGGGCGGGGCCGGGCGAGATCCGCGAGCTCCTCATGCGCCGACTCGACATCAACGACGTCGACCGCGTCGGCAAGGACGCGGTCAAGGTGCTGCGCGAGCGGGGCGGTCACCGGGTGGTGGTGGCGTATCAGGTGCAGGTGCCGATCCTCGGCAACGTCGACGCCTTGGTGCGCTTCCACGACGAGGTCTTCATCGGCGCACCGTGA
- the rpoE gene encoding RNA polymerase sigma factor RpoE, which yields MGERSVDRELVRRVQAGEREAFDLLVRKYQHKIVQLISRYVRDPAEALDVAQEAFLKAYRALPKFRGESAFYTWLYRIAVNTAKNHLIAQGRRPVENDIETQVAEPDGPQMHLQDVDTPENLLLRDEVERAVFEAIEALPEELRTAIVLRELEGMSYEEIAQAMSCPVGTVRSRIFRAREAIDRKLRSLVETKDGGRA from the coding sequence ATGGGCGAGCGTAGCGTCGACCGCGAGCTGGTGCGCAGGGTCCAGGCGGGCGAGCGCGAGGCCTTCGACCTCCTCGTCCGCAAGTACCAGCACAAGATCGTGCAGCTGATCTCGCGCTACGTGCGGGACCCCGCCGAGGCCTTGGACGTGGCCCAGGAGGCGTTTCTGAAGGCGTATCGGGCCCTGCCCAAGTTCCGGGGCGAGAGCGCCTTCTACACCTGGCTGTACCGGATTGCGGTCAACACCGCGAAGAACCATCTCATCGCGCAGGGGCGGCGGCCGGTGGAGAACGACATCGAGACGCAGGTGGCGGAGCCGGACGGGCCGCAGATGCACCTGCAGGACGTGGACACGCCGGAGAACCTGCTGCTGCGCGACGAGGTGGAGCGGGCGGTGTTCGAGGCCATCGAGGCCCTGCCCGAGGAGCTGCGCACCGCCATCGTCCTGCGCGAGCTCGAGGGCATGAGCTACGAGGAGATCGCGCAGGCGATGTCGTGCCCGGTGGGCACGGTGCGCTCGCGCATCTTCCGCGCCCGCGAGGCCATCGACCGCAAGCTGCGTTCCCTGGTGGAAACGAAGGACGGAGGCCGCGCATGA
- a CDS encoding MucB/RseB C-terminal domain-containing protein: MGAPAAGRGLAAAVLLQAAVAAAAAGDDARLWLDRMAEALRRLDYEGVFVYRHGGGMTTMALVHGRVGGVERERLYALDGAPREIVRDGDGLTYVLPDGGAVRIPEGVPPATLGWRLAGGLDAVEAGYRLHTAGEGRVAGRRAVVVAIEPRDRYRYGYRLWLDREHALPLRVELREGGRVLETVLFTSLRVGGAIPRERFEAAPGGTRLRMHEVPAAGPQADPGRWRLGRLPPGFRLVGRGMTRLPGAGDEAVHLLISDGLAAVSVYVEEAGAAGGLEGLVRMGAVSAYGRILDGHRVTAVGEVPPPTVRMVAEGIEEGG, encoded by the coding sequence GTGGGTGCGCCGGCTGCAGGGCGCGGGCTCGCTGCGGCGGTGCTGCTGCAGGCGGCGGTGGCGGCGGCCGCGGCGGGCGACGACGCGCGGCTGTGGCTCGACCGCATGGCCGAGGCCCTGCGCCGGCTCGACTACGAGGGGGTGTTCGTCTACCGCCACGGTGGCGGCATGACGACGATGGCGCTGGTGCACGGGCGCGTCGGCGGCGTCGAGCGCGAGCGGCTCTACGCCCTCGACGGGGCGCCGCGGGAGATCGTCCGCGACGGCGACGGCCTCACCTACGTGCTGCCCGACGGCGGCGCGGTGCGCATCCCGGAGGGGGTGCCGCCGGCGACGCTGGGCTGGCGGCTCGCCGGCGGGCTCGACGCGGTGGAGGCCGGCTACCGCCTGCACACCGCGGGCGAGGGGCGGGTCGCCGGTCGCAGGGCGGTGGTCGTCGCCATCGAGCCGCGCGACCGCTACCGCTACGGCTACCGGCTCTGGCTCGACCGCGAGCACGCGCTGCCGCTGCGGGTGGAGCTGCGCGAGGGCGGGCGGGTGCTGGAGACCGTGCTCTTCACCAGCCTGCGCGTCGGGGGGGCGATCCCGCGCGAGCGGTTCGAGGCCGCGCCCGGCGGGACGCGGCTGCGCATGCACGAGGTGCCGGCGGCGGGGCCGCAGGCGGATCCGGGGCGCTGGCGCCTGGGACGCCTGCCGCCGGGCTTCCGTCTCGTGGGCCGGGGGATGACGCGGCTGCCGGGTGCGGGCGACGAGGCGGTGCACCTGCTGATCAGCGACGGGCTTGCCGCGGTCTCGGTCTACGTGGAGGAGGCGGGGGCCGCGGGCGGTCTCGAGGGGCTGGTGCGCATGGGGGCGGTGAGCGCCTACGGGCGCATCCTCGACGGGCACCGCGTCACCGCGGTGGGCGAGGTGCCGCCGCCGACGGTGCGGATGGTGGCCGAGGGCATCGAGGAGGGGGGATGA
- the pdxJ gene encoding pyridoxine 5'-phosphate synthase codes for MSTHIEAPLLGVNIDHVATLRQARGTRYPDPVQAAFVAEQAGADGITVHLREDRRHIQERDVAILVQTLRTRLNLEMAVTEEMMAVAERYRPAHCCLVPERREELTTEGGLDVAGQLARVREAVARLGAAGIRVSLFVDPDRRQLDAAREAGAPVVEIHTGRYAEAADEAARRRELALVREAVVHARGLGLEVNAGHGLDYHNVMPVAAIPELVELNIGHAIVCRAVFSGLAAAVAEMKRLMRAARGLP; via the coding sequence ATGAGCACCCACATCGAGGCCCCGCTGCTCGGGGTCAACATCGACCACGTCGCGACGCTGCGCCAGGCGCGCGGGACCCGCTACCCGGACCCGGTGCAGGCGGCCTTCGTCGCCGAGCAGGCGGGGGCGGACGGGATCACCGTGCATCTGCGCGAGGACCGTCGCCACATCCAGGAGCGCGACGTCGCCATCCTGGTGCAGACCTTGCGCACCCGGCTCAACCTGGAGATGGCGGTCACGGAGGAGATGATGGCCGTCGCCGAGCGCTACCGGCCGGCGCACTGCTGCCTGGTGCCGGAGCGGCGTGAGGAACTCACCACCGAGGGCGGGCTCGACGTCGCCGGGCAGCTCGCGCGGGTGCGTGAGGCGGTGGCGCGGCTCGGCGCCGCCGGGATCCGGGTCTCGCTGTTCGTGGATCCGGACCGGCGCCAGCTGGACGCCGCCCGCGAGGCCGGCGCGCCGGTGGTGGAGATCCACACCGGGCGCTACGCCGAGGCCGCGGATGAGGCGGCGCGGCGGCGCGAGCTCGCCCTCGTGCGCGAGGCCGTGGTCCACGCACGCGGCCTCGGCCTCGAGGTCAACGCCGGCCACGGCCTCGACTACCACAACGTCATGCCGGTGGCGGCCATCCCCGAGCTGGTGGAGCTCAACATCGGCCACGCCATCGTCTGCCGTGCGGTCTTCTCGGGGCTGGCGGCGGCGGTGGCGGAGATGAAGCGGCTGATGCGCGCCGCGCGCGGGCTGCCGTGA
- the era gene encoding GTPase Era, whose amino-acid sequence MAEAPFRCGYVALVGRPNVGKSTLLNRLVGEKLSITAPKPQTTRHVLLGIRTRPDAQLIYVDTPGIHRRARRALNRYMNRVAAGALADVDVAAMVTEGTRWTEEDELVLERLAPVQCPVVLVINKVDRVRDKRALLPHIDALRGRRAWAEVVPVSALRGDNVEALEEALVRLLPEGPALFEPGQLTDRSERFLAAEIVREKLTRRLGEELPYALTVEVERFVDEGRLARIHAVILVERESQKPIVIGREGGMLKRVGIEAREDLEQLLGRKVHLELWVKVREGWSDDERVLRSLGYRE is encoded by the coding sequence ATGGCTGAGGCGCCCTTCCGCTGCGGCTACGTCGCCCTGGTGGGGCGGCCCAACGTGGGCAAGTCGACGCTGCTCAACCGCCTCGTGGGCGAGAAGCTCAGCATCACCGCGCCCAAGCCCCAGACCACCCGCCACGTCCTGCTGGGGATCCGCACCCGCCCCGATGCCCAGCTCATCTACGTCGACACCCCGGGCATCCACCGCCGCGCCCGCCGCGCGCTCAACCGCTACATGAACCGCGTCGCCGCCGGCGCCCTGGCCGACGTGGACGTCGCGGCGATGGTCACCGAGGGCACGCGCTGGACCGAGGAGGACGAGCTGGTGCTGGAGCGGCTGGCGCCGGTGCAGTGCCCCGTGGTGCTGGTGATCAACAAGGTGGACCGGGTGCGCGACAAGCGCGCCCTGCTGCCGCACATCGACGCGCTGCGCGGCAGGCGCGCATGGGCCGAGGTGGTGCCGGTCTCCGCGCTCCGGGGCGACAACGTGGAGGCGCTGGAGGAGGCCCTCGTGAGGCTGCTGCCCGAGGGGCCGGCGCTCTTCGAGCCGGGACAGCTGACGGACCGCAGCGAGCGGTTCCTCGCCGCCGAGATCGTGCGCGAGAAGCTCACCCGCCGCCTCGGCGAGGAGCTGCCCTACGCCCTCACCGTGGAGGTGGAGCGCTTCGTCGACGAGGGGCGGCTCGCGCGCATCCACGCCGTCATCCTGGTCGAGCGCGAGAGCCAGAAGCCCATCGTGATCGGACGCGAGGGCGGCATGCTCAAGCGCGTGGGCATCGAGGCCCGCGAGGACCTGGAGCAGCTGCTGGGGCGCAAGGTGCACCTCGAGCTCTGGGTGAAGGTGCGCGAGGGCTGGAGCGACGACGAGCGGGTGCTGCGCAGCCTCGGCTACCGGGAGTGA
- a CDS encoding SoxR reducing system RseC family protein: protein MIETSGRVIRVEGDHAWVEAQRRAGCDGCEAAAGCGSGALASVFGRRAVRVRALNAAGARAGDEVTVALDEGAMLRGVVAVYLVPLLGLLAGGIAVGAVAGGDGPALAGAAAGFAAGLALARAYAGRWRRGARAQPVIVARRRDLCGC, encoded by the coding sequence TTGATCGAGACGTCGGGACGGGTGATCCGGGTCGAGGGTGACCACGCCTGGGTGGAGGCGCAGCGGCGCGCCGGCTGCGACGGCTGCGAGGCCGCCGCGGGTTGCGGCAGCGGGGCGCTCGCGAGCGTCTTCGGGCGGCGGGCGGTGCGGGTGCGGGCCCTCAACGCCGCCGGCGCGCGGGCGGGCGACGAGGTCACGGTGGCCCTGGACGAAGGGGCGATGCTGCGCGGCGTCGTGGCCGTCTACCTGGTGCCGCTGCTGGGCCTGCTCGCGGGCGGGATCGCCGTGGGGGCGGTGGCCGGCGGCGACGGGCCGGCGCTGGCCGGGGCGGCGGCGGGGTTCGCCGCGGGCCTGGCGCTGGCGCGGGCCTACGCCGGGCGGTGGCGGCGGGGCGCCCGCGCCCAGCCGGTGATCGTGGCGCGCCGGCGCGATCTCTGCGGATGCTGA
- a CDS encoding glutaredoxin family protein, with protein MSERRLTLYGHGWCHLCEAMEAALAPWQARLGFALEVVDIEGEPGLEARYGERVPVLTEGETEICFGRLDEAALLRHLGHEAAS; from the coding sequence ATGAGTGAGCGGCGCCTGACCCTCTACGGGCACGGCTGGTGCCACCTGTGCGAGGCGATGGAGGCCGCCCTCGCGCCGTGGCAGGCCCGGCTCGGCTTCGCCCTCGAGGTGGTGGACATCGAGGGCGAGCCGGGGCTCGAGGCCCGGTACGGCGAGCGGGTGCCGGTGTTGACCGAGGGGGAGACCGAGATCTGCTTCGGACGGCTCGACGAGGCGGCGCTGCTGCGCCACCTGGGCCACGAGGCCGCATCCTGA
- the lepB gene encoding signal peptidase I yields MQFDFPTVLFFAVVASGLVWAADALWLAPRRRAHAAAVATGDAEARPAPREPVLVEYARSFFPILLAVLVLRSFLVEPFRIPSGSMMPTLLAGDFILVNKFAYGIRLPVINAKVIDLGRPERGDVVVFRYPRDPSVDYIKRVVGLPGDRIEYRDKQLYVNGRAVPRRYVGEYENGARRYRERLDGREHDILLDPYPAPLRYPCLRDGAYVVPEGHYFVMGDNRDNSNDSRFWCAVPDRNLVGKAFLIWMNWSGVDEGLIRWRRIGRPIH; encoded by the coding sequence ATGCAGTTCGATTTTCCGACCGTCCTGTTCTTCGCCGTGGTGGCGAGCGGTCTGGTGTGGGCGGCCGACGCCCTGTGGCTGGCGCCGCGCCGGCGTGCACACGCCGCCGCGGTCGCGACCGGCGACGCCGAGGCGCGGCCGGCGCCGCGGGAGCCGGTGCTCGTGGAGTACGCGCGCTCCTTCTTCCCGATCCTGCTCGCCGTGCTGGTGTTGCGCTCGTTCCTCGTGGAGCCCTTCCGCATCCCCTCGGGCTCCATGATGCCGACCCTGCTCGCGGGCGACTTCATCCTCGTCAACAAGTTCGCCTACGGCATCCGCCTGCCGGTGATCAACGCCAAGGTGATCGATCTCGGCCGCCCCGAGCGCGGCGACGTGGTGGTCTTCCGCTACCCGCGCGACCCCTCGGTGGACTACATCAAGCGCGTCGTGGGCCTGCCGGGGGACCGCATCGAGTACCGCGACAAGCAGCTCTACGTCAACGGCCGCGCCGTGCCCCGGCGCTACGTCGGCGAATACGAGAACGGCGCCCGCCGCTACCGGGAGCGGCTCGACGGGCGCGAGCACGACATCCTCCTCGACCCCTATCCGGCGCCGCTGCGCTACCCTTGTCTGCGGGACGGCGCCTACGTCGTCCCTGAGGGGCACTATTTCGTCATGGGCGACAACCGCGACAACAGCAACGACAGCCGCTTCTGGTGCGCGGTGCCGGATCGCAACCTCGTCGGCAAGGCGTTCCTGATCTGGATGAACTGGAGCGGCGTCGACGAGGGGCTGATCCGCTGGCGGCGCATCGGGCGGCCGATCCACTGA
- the recO gene encoding DNA repair protein RecO: MSEGLEPAYVLHGRDFRESSRIVELFAAGHGRVGVVARGARGPRSPWRSLLQPFRPLLASWGGRGELATLRRAEPAGAAPLLRGEALLAGLYANELLLRLTVRGDPHPGLFAAYHALLGALPDAGRRRWALRRFEAALLEELGWGLPLERTADGAPVVAEGRYRLEGGQRLVAVAPEAAGAVSGATLLALRGEEPPPGAHAGEARRLLQQALARHLGGRPLRSPELLGGRRGAPAGEAEA; encoded by the coding sequence GTGAGCGAGGGGCTGGAGCCGGCCTACGTCCTGCACGGGCGCGACTTCCGCGAGTCGAGCCGCATCGTCGAGCTGTTCGCCGCCGGCCATGGTCGCGTGGGGGTGGTGGCGCGCGGGGCGCGGGGGCCGCGCTCGCCGTGGCGATCTCTGCTGCAGCCCTTCCGCCCGCTGCTCGCGTCCTGGGGCGGGCGGGGCGAGCTCGCCACCCTGCGCCGGGCCGAGCCTGCGGGGGCGGCGCCCCTGCTGCGTGGCGAGGCCCTGCTCGCGGGGCTCTACGCCAACGAGCTGCTGCTGCGCCTGACGGTGCGGGGCGATCCGCATCCGGGCCTCTTCGCCGCCTATCACGCCCTGCTCGGGGCGCTGCCCGATGCCGGGCGGCGGCGCTGGGCGCTGCGCCGCTTCGAGGCGGCGCTGCTCGAGGAGCTGGGCTGGGGCCTGCCGCTGGAGCGCACCGCCGACGGCGCGCCGGTGGTGGCGGAAGGCCGCTACCGGCTCGAGGGGGGGCAGCGGCTGGTGGCCGTGGCGCCGGAGGCCGCTGGTGCGGTCTCGGGGGCGACGCTGCTCGCCCTGCGCGGGGAGGAGCCGCCGCCCGGGGCGCACGCCGGCGAGGCGCGGCGGCTCCTGCAGCAGGCCCTCGCCCGCCACCTCGGCGGGCGGCCGCTGCGCAGTCCGGAACTGCTGGGCGGGCGCCGGGGCGCGCCCGCGGGGGAGGCCGAGGCATGA
- a CDS encoding DegQ family serine endoprotease, translating to MNGMRYGTAALAAVAAMMAAGLAQAARGLPDFTKLVEEASPAVVNISTTQKVERRRRLPPGFKIPDMPEGTPFGDLFRHFFGEQGETEEVPTQSLGSGFFISPDGYLLTNAHVVKGADEIVVRLSDRRELQAKVVGLDERSDVALLKVEVDEPVPAVRIGDSRRLKVGEWVLAIGSPFGFDHSVTAGIVSAKGRSLPRESYVPFIQTDVAINPGNSGGPLFNMDGEVVGINSQIYSRTGGFMGLSFAIPIDVAMDVAEQLKATGKVTRGWLGVLIQDVNRELAESFGLDKPTGAVVARVLPDSPAAKAGIQVGDVILEYDGREVPDSAALPPMVGRTRVGREVPVTVLREGKRITLRVRIGELPAEEELARAAGEQPDKARSERLGIVVGEVPDEIREALDLPEGGVVVEEVGDGAGRAAGLEPGDVIVRVGGEPVEGVEQFRKLIKELPAGKAVALLVQRRSGPLFLALKVPADE from the coding sequence ATGAACGGGATGCGATACGGGACGGCGGCGCTGGCCGCCGTGGCGGCGATGATGGCGGCCGGGCTTGCGCAGGCGGCGCGGGGCCTGCCCGATTTCACGAAGCTGGTGGAGGAGGCGAGCCCGGCGGTGGTGAACATCAGCACCACCCAGAAGGTGGAGCGCAGGCGGCGTCTGCCGCCCGGCTTCAAGATCCCGGACATGCCCGAGGGGACGCCCTTCGGCGACCTCTTCCGCCACTTCTTCGGCGAGCAGGGCGAGACCGAGGAGGTCCCGACCCAGTCGCTGGGTTCGGGCTTCTTCATCTCGCCGGACGGCTATCTCCTCACCAACGCGCACGTGGTCAAGGGCGCCGACGAGATCGTCGTCCGGCTCAGCGACCGGCGCGAGCTGCAGGCCAAGGTGGTGGGCCTCGACGAGCGCAGCGACGTGGCGCTGCTCAAGGTGGAGGTGGATGAGCCGGTGCCGGCGGTGCGCATCGGCGACTCGCGCCGGCTCAAGGTGGGGGAGTGGGTCCTGGCCATCGGCTCGCCCTTCGGCTTCGACCACTCCGTGACCGCGGGCATCGTCAGCGCCAAGGGGCGCAGCCTGCCGCGCGAGAGCTACGTGCCCTTCATCCAGACCGACGTCGCCATCAACCCCGGCAACTCGGGCGGGCCGCTGTTCAACATGGACGGCGAGGTGGTGGGCATCAACTCCCAGATCTACAGCCGCACGGGCGGCTTCATGGGGCTTTCCTTCGCCATCCCCATCGACGTGGCGATGGACGTGGCCGAGCAGCTCAAGGCGACAGGCAAGGTCACGCGCGGCTGGCTGGGCGTGCTGATCCAGGACGTCAACCGGGAGCTCGCCGAGTCCTTCGGCCTCGACAAGCCCACCGGCGCGGTGGTGGCTCGGGTGCTGCCCGACAGCCCCGCGGCCAAGGCCGGGATCCAGGTCGGCGACGTCATCCTCGAGTACGACGGGCGCGAGGTCCCGGACTCGGCGGCGCTGCCGCCCATGGTGGGGCGCACGCGCGTCGGGCGCGAGGTGCCGGTGACGGTGCTGCGCGAGGGCAAGCGGATCACCCTCCGCGTGCGCATCGGCGAGCTGCCGGCGGAGGAGGAGCTTGCGCGCGCCGCCGGGGAGCAGCCGGACAAGGCGCGCAGCGAGCGGCTCGGTATCGTCGTCGGCGAGGTGCCGGACGAGATCCGCGAGGCCCTCGACCTGCCCGAGGGCGGGGTCGTCGTCGAGGAGGTGGGCGACGGGGCGGGGCGGGCGGCCGGGCTGGAGCCGGGCGACGTCATCGTCCGCGTGGGCGGCGAGCCGGTGGAGGGGGTCGAGCAGTTCCGGAAGCTGATCAAGGAGCTGCCCGCGGGCAAGGCGGTGGCGCTGCTGGTGCAGCGGCGCAGCGGCCCCCTCTTCCTCGCCCTCAAGGTGCCGGCGGATGAGTGA
- the rnc gene encoding ribonuclease III, with translation MSGDPLERLCERLGHRFRDRGLLAEALTHRSAGGRHNERLEFLGDAVLNLVVAEILHARFPELDEGALSRLRARIVQGRTLAAVAAELDLGPHLRLGAGELKSGGFRRPSILADAVEALIGAAYLESGLEGARGVVRRLLGERLDALAPQDAVKDPKTRLQERLQGAGRPLPCYELVRAEGPEHARRFTVRCRLEDGDLAAEGGGGSRREAEQAAAARLLEMLGDG, from the coding sequence GTGAGCGGCGATCCCCTCGAGCGTCTCTGCGAGCGGCTCGGCCACCGCTTCCGCGACCGCGGGCTGCTGGCCGAGGCGCTGACCCACCGAAGTGCGGGCGGGCGGCACAACGAGCGCCTCGAGTTCCTGGGCGATGCGGTGTTGAACCTCGTGGTGGCGGAGATCCTCCACGCGCGCTTCCCCGAGCTCGACGAGGGGGCGCTGTCGCGCCTGCGCGCCCGCATCGTGCAGGGCCGGACCCTGGCGGCGGTGGCGGCGGAGCTCGATCTCGGGCCCCACCTGCGGCTGGGCGCGGGCGAGCTCAAGAGCGGGGGCTTTCGCCGGCCCTCGATCCTCGCCGACGCGGTCGAGGCCCTCATCGGCGCCGCCTATCTCGAATCGGGACTGGAGGGGGCGCGGGGGGTGGTGCGGCGCCTGCTCGGCGAGCGCCTCGACGCCCTGGCGCCGCAGGACGCGGTGAAGGATCCGAAGACGCGGCTGCAGGAGCGGCTGCAGGGCGCGGGGCGGCCGCTGCCGTGCTACGAGCTGGTCCGCGCCGAGGGCCCGGAGCACGCGCGCCGCTTCACGGTGCGCTGCCGGCTCGAGGACGGCGACCTCGCCGCCGAGGGCGGCGGCGGGAGCCGCCGCGAGGCCGAGCAGGCGGCCGCGGCGCGCCTGCTGGAGATGCTGGGCGATGGCTGA
- a CDS encoding sigma-E factor negative regulatory protein produces MSDRVGEQLSAWMDGELAEEEVPLLLRRLERDEALRARWARYQLIGEALRRGLPERVDPGFADRVRQALQTEPPAPAAAPVRGRRLPWAAAAAAAAAALVAAAVLMRGGGEPVKEVPVAAAPAAGDPWLRDERALRARLDAYLVDHSGAAAGAAMAGVPPYVRIVGYEESR; encoded by the coding sequence ATGAGCGACCGGGTTGGCGAGCAGCTTTCGGCGTGGATGGACGGGGAGCTGGCCGAGGAGGAGGTGCCGCTGCTGCTGAGGCGGCTCGAGCGCGACGAGGCGCTGCGGGCGCGCTGGGCGCGCTACCAGCTCATCGGCGAGGCGCTGCGGCGGGGCCTGCCGGAGCGGGTGGATCCGGGCTTCGCGGATCGGGTGCGCCAGGCGCTGCAGACCGAGCCGCCGGCGCCGGCGGCGGCCCCGGTGCGGGGGCGGCGGCTGCCGTGGGCCGCGGCGGCCGCGGCGGCCGCGGCGGCGCTGGTGGCGGCGGCGGTGCTCATGCGCGGGGGCGGCGAGCCCGTGAAGGAGGTCCCGGTGGCGGCGGCGCCGGCGGCCGGCGATCCCTGGCTGCGCGACGAGCGGGCGCTGCGGGCCCGCCTCGACGCCTATCTCGTGGACCACTCCGGGGCGGCGGCGGGGGCGGCGATGGCGGGGGTGCCGCCCTACGTGCGCATCGTCGGCTACGAGGAATCGCGCTAG
- the lepA gene encoding translation elongation factor 4, with protein MEHIRNFCIIAHIDHGKSTLADRFIQLCGGLDEREMREQVLDSMELERERGITIKAQSVSLRYRARDGREYQLNLIDTPGHVDFSYEVSRSLAACEGALLVVDAAQGVEAQSVANCYTAIEQGLEVVPVLNKIDLPSAEPERVAAEIEDIIGLDASDALRVSAKTGEGVPELLEAVVARIPPPRGEAEAPLKALIMDSWFDNYVGVISLVRVVDGAVAPGERIRIMSTGRTYEVEEVGVFTPKRSPRERLATGEVGYLVAGIKEIDGAPVGDTVTHDRRPAAAPLPGFRRVQPRVFAGLYPSDGDDYEDLREALAKLRLNDAALHYEPETSQALGFGFRCGFLGMLHMEIVQERLEREYGLDLVTTAPTVVYEVETTDGEVVRVENPARLPPPSRIREIREPIIAAHILVPQEHLGAVIGLCVEKRGVQRAMHYHGSQVALTWELPLAEVVTDFFDRLKSVSRGYASFDYEFVRFQAAPLVKLDLLINGDRVDALSMIVHRDQAQARGRELAEKMRELIPRQLFEVAIQAAIGSKIVARTTVKALRKNVTAKCYGGDVTRKRKLLEKQKAGKKRMKQVGRVEIPQEAFLAALRIGREG; from the coding sequence ATGGAACACATCCGCAACTTCTGCATCATCGCCCACATCGACCACGGCAAGTCGACCCTGGCCGACCGCTTCATCCAGCTCTGCGGCGGGCTGGACGAGCGCGAGATGCGCGAGCAGGTGCTCGACTCCATGGAGCTCGAGCGCGAGCGGGGCATCACCATCAAGGCGCAGAGCGTGAGCCTGCGCTACCGCGCGCGGGACGGGCGCGAGTACCAGCTCAACCTCATCGACACCCCGGGGCACGTGGACTTCTCCTACGAGGTCTCGCGCTCGCTCGCGGCCTGCGAGGGGGCGCTGCTGGTGGTGGATGCGGCGCAGGGCGTCGAGGCCCAGAGCGTGGCCAACTGCTACACCGCCATCGAGCAGGGGCTGGAGGTGGTCCCCGTGCTCAACAAGATCGACCTGCCGTCGGCGGAGCCGGAGCGCGTGGCGGCGGAGATCGAGGACATCATCGGCCTCGATGCCAGCGACGCGCTGCGGGTCAGCGCCAAGACCGGCGAGGGGGTGCCGGAGCTGCTCGAGGCGGTGGTGGCGCGCATCCCGCCGCCGCGGGGCGAGGCGGAGGCCCCGCTCAAGGCCCTCATCATGGATTCGTGGTTCGACAACTACGTCGGCGTGATCTCGCTGGTGCGGGTGGTGGACGGGGCCGTCGCGCCGGGCGAGCGGATCCGCATCATGTCCACCGGGCGCACCTACGAGGTCGAGGAAGTGGGGGTCTTCACCCCCAAGCGCAGCCCGCGCGAACGCCTCGCCACCGGCGAGGTGGGCTACCTCGTCGCCGGCATCAAGGAGATCGACGGCGCCCCCGTGGGCGACACCGTGACCCATGACCGCCGCCCCGCGGCCGCCCCGCTGCCGGGCTTCCGCCGCGTGCAGCCGCGGGTCTTCGCCGGCCTCTATCCCAGCGACGGCGACGACTACGAGGACCTGCGCGAGGCCCTGGCCAAGCTGCGCCTCAACGACGCGGCGCTGCACTACGAGCCCGAGACCTCGCAGGCGCTCGGCTTCGGCTTCCGCTGTGGCTTTCTCGGCATGCTCCACATGGAGATCGTGCAGGAGCGGCTCGAGCGCGAGTACGGGCTCGACCTCGTGACCACGGCGCCCACCGTGGTCTACGAGGTGGAGACCACCGACGGTGAGGTGGTGCGGGTGGAGAATCCGGCGCGGCTGCCGCCGCCGAGCCGCATCCGCGAGATCCGCGAGCCCATCATCGCCGCCCACATCCTGGTGCCGCAGGAGCATCTGGGGGCGGTCATCGGCCTGTGCGTGGAGAAGCGGGGCGTGCAGCGGGCGATGCACTACCACGGCAGCCAGGTGGCGCTGACCTGGGAGCTGCCGCTGGCCGAGGTGGTGACCGACTTCTTCGACCGCCTCAAGTCGGTGAGCCGCGGCTACGCCTCCTTCGACTACGAGTTCGTGCGCTTCCAGGCGGCGCCGCTGGTCAAGCTCGATCTGCTCATCAACGGCGACCGCGTCGACGCCCTGTCCATGATCGTGCATCGGGACCAGGCCCAGGCGCGGGGGCGGGAGCTGGCCGAGAAGATGCGCGAGCTCATCCCGCGGCAGCTCTTCGAGGTGGCGATCCAGGCCGCGATCGGCTCCAAGATCGTCGCCCGCACCACGGTCAAGGCCCTGCGCAAGAACGTCACCGCCAAGTGCTACGGCGGCGACGTCACGCGCAAGCGCAAGCTGCTGGAGAAGCAGAAGGCGGGCAAGAAGCGCATGAAGCAGGTGGGGCGGGTGGAGATCCCCCAGGAGGCCTTCCTCGCCGCGCTGCGCATCGGCCGGGAGGGGTGA